The following proteins are encoded in a genomic region of Cyclonatronum proteinivorum:
- a CDS encoding NAD(P) transhydrogenase subunit alpha → MESLIFNLFIFVLACFVGFEVISKVPTTLHTPLMSGANAISGITLIGALAIAGSSSGTAATIIGFFAIVFATINVVGGFMVTDRMLEMFKKKKGDEA, encoded by the coding sequence ATGGAAAGCCTGATTTTCAACCTTTTCATTTTCGTTTTAGCCTGTTTTGTGGGGTTTGAGGTCATCTCGAAAGTCCCCACAACCCTGCACACCCCGCTCATGAGCGGGGCCAACGCCATCTCCGGCATCACCCTGATCGGGGCGCTCGCCATTGCGGGCTCTTCCTCCGGCACCGCAGCGACCATCATCGGCTTTTTTGCCATCGTGTTTGCGACCATCAATGTTGTAGGCGGCTTCATGGTGACCGACCGCATGCTCGAGATGTTCAAAAAGAAAAAGGGGGATGAAGCCTGA
- a CDS encoding DUF2683 family protein: MKSTTKYITKPKNHAQKKALLKFMKAFNIPYEIHEEHIYELGFVEKIEVSKAQYKRGLFTRIEKDDIDNLLGISH; encoded by the coding sequence ATGAAGTCGACCACAAAATACATCACAAAACCAAAGAATCACGCTCAAAAAAAAGCTTTACTGAAATTCATGAAAGCGTTCAATATACCCTATGAAATCCATGAAGAGCATATCTATGAGTTGGGCTTTGTTGAAAAAATTGAAGTAAGTAAAGCACAGTACAAAAGAGGTCTATTCACTCGTATTGAGAAAGATGATATAGATAATCTTCTGGGGATTTCTCACTAA
- the rnr gene encoding ribonuclease R produces MGKKKKVKELESFMLNFLRKNSSYEVPEELLLQTAQHTGGQVKALKRALNRLIDSGAVLRNAKGELSLAKGGAAQAAKSEGLAGRISVNRHGTGFVSLEGYEEDVRIPSKKLGVALDRDIVRIRLQGANRSGRTEGKVLDVVERGKKYYVGTLARENKHAWVIEPDEKSAHTTFFVQPENTGGGQSGDKVIFKLLDWVHPRSLPEAVVTEVLGAKGTNKAEVLSILAENDMISSFTPEVEAWCDQIPLFPGEDEIARRRDIRDMLVFTIDPEDAKDFDDALSISKLDNGNYYLGVHIADVTYYLHPKTVLDDAAHERATSVYLVDRVIPMLPEKLSNGVCSLRPNEDKMTYSCFMEVTPDGEVRDYQIEETATHSKFRLTYEEAQEIIEGKNHPELSGPMEMLVKLTDRLTEKRFQENAIDFESPEPRFVLDKTGKPVDVIIKKRFKAHRLIEECMLLANRTVAEHVDQLRQKSGKKITQDTFPFFYRIHAEPDTERLQQVADHVRPAGIKFDVRKGKVDAKSINNVLEQVKGKSIEYTVNDLLLRSMAKAEYSPKNIGHFGLGFSHYAHFTSPIRRYPDVLVHRLLKSYTAGLPSYNFKNLLTYGEHCSERERAAVTAERDSIKLKQVEYLSTRIGQEFDGVVSGVTERGIYVLLKDIYCEGMVGMSDLDDDFYIYDKRRHCLTGRRKGRTYMLGNELKVRVVNTNLELRQIDFELA; encoded by the coding sequence ATGGGTAAGAAGAAGAAAGTAAAAGAGCTCGAATCCTTCATGCTGAATTTCCTTCGTAAGAACAGCTCTTACGAAGTGCCGGAAGAACTTTTGCTGCAAACAGCGCAGCACACCGGCGGACAGGTTAAAGCGCTGAAAAGGGCGCTGAACCGCTTAATTGATTCAGGTGCGGTACTTCGCAATGCCAAAGGCGAGCTCAGCCTTGCCAAAGGTGGCGCGGCACAGGCTGCCAAATCAGAAGGGCTTGCGGGCCGCATTTCCGTGAACCGGCACGGTACCGGCTTTGTTTCGCTGGAAGGCTACGAAGAAGACGTTCGGATTCCTTCCAAAAAGCTGGGGGTTGCCCTTGATCGGGATATCGTTCGGATTCGCCTGCAGGGTGCAAACCGCAGCGGACGTACCGAAGGCAAAGTGCTGGATGTAGTTGAGCGCGGTAAAAAATATTACGTGGGAACACTTGCGCGCGAAAACAAGCATGCATGGGTCATTGAACCGGACGAAAAGTCGGCCCACACCACTTTCTTCGTGCAGCCGGAAAATACCGGTGGCGGTCAGTCGGGTGACAAAGTTATTTTTAAACTTCTGGACTGGGTGCACCCGCGCTCGCTGCCCGAAGCGGTAGTGACGGAAGTGCTTGGCGCCAAGGGCACCAATAAGGCGGAAGTACTCTCCATTCTGGCTGAAAACGACATGATCAGTTCTTTCACGCCGGAAGTTGAAGCCTGGTGTGATCAGATTCCGCTTTTCCCCGGCGAAGATGAAATCGCACGCCGCCGCGACATACGCGATATGCTGGTTTTCACCATCGATCCCGAAGACGCGAAAGATTTTGATGACGCCCTGAGCATATCAAAACTGGATAACGGCAACTATTACCTTGGGGTGCACATTGCTGATGTAACCTACTACCTGCACCCCAAAACAGTGCTCGACGACGCAGCCCACGAACGCGCCACAAGCGTGTACCTGGTTGACCGGGTGATTCCCATGCTGCCCGAAAAGCTGAGTAACGGCGTATGCAGCCTTCGGCCAAACGAAGATAAAATGACGTACAGCTGTTTTATGGAAGTTACGCCTGATGGCGAAGTGCGGGATTATCAGATTGAAGAAACCGCAACCCATTCCAAATTCCGCCTCACCTACGAAGAAGCGCAGGAGATTATTGAAGGCAAAAATCATCCTGAACTCAGCGGCCCGATGGAAATGCTGGTAAAGCTGACCGACCGCCTGACCGAGAAAAGATTTCAGGAGAACGCCATTGATTTCGAATCGCCTGAGCCGCGTTTTGTGCTCGACAAAACGGGTAAGCCTGTTGATGTCATCATCAAAAAAAGATTCAAAGCACACCGCCTGATTGAAGAATGCATGTTGCTGGCAAACCGGACCGTTGCCGAACATGTAGATCAGCTGCGCCAAAAATCCGGCAAAAAAATCACGCAGGATACCTTCCCCTTCTTTTACCGGATTCATGCCGAACCTGATACCGAGCGGCTGCAGCAGGTTGCGGATCACGTTCGACCCGCGGGCATAAAGTTCGACGTCCGCAAGGGCAAAGTCGACGCTAAGTCCATCAACAACGTGCTCGAACAGGTGAAAGGCAAAAGCATTGAGTATACGGTCAATGATTTATTGCTGCGGTCCATGGCCAAAGCGGAGTATTCACCAAAAAATATCGGACATTTCGGGCTTGGGTTTAGTCATTACGCCCATTTTACGAGTCCTATAAGAAGATATCCTGATGTGCTCGTGCACAGGTTGCTGAAAAGTTACACGGCCGGTTTGCCGTCATACAATTTTAAAAACCTTCTCACTTACGGCGAACACTGCAGCGAGCGGGAACGGGCCGCGGTAACAGCCGAGCGCGATTCCATCAAATTGAAGCAGGTCGAGTATCTCTCCACCCGGATCGGGCAGGAATTCGATGGCGTGGTAAGCGGCGTGACCGAGCGCGGTATTTACGTGCTCCTCAAGGATATTTACTGTGAAGGCATGGTCGGCATGTCAGACCTCGATGATGACTTCTATATTTATGACAAACGTCGTCACTGCCTCACCGGCCGCCGCAAGGGACGAACCTATATGCTCGGGAATGAGTTAAAGGTACGTGTCGTAAATACCAACCTGGAACTACGTCAAATTGATTTTGAACTCGCATAA
- a CDS encoding RluA family pseudouridine synthase, with product MFTPLPEIIHEDADLIVLSKPAGMPVEFNPFSERSLQDFVADHCGHGIHIKTGPGVVHRLDKVTSGLVVMAKKPSILKQLNADFAERRVEKIYHLRVTGTPEPAAATLTHELEKDDLARKAVILPRKTRNSKTAILHYTTEPSPPSESSSQKSGEHPNTSLLRISLETGRYHQIRAQLAAMGHPILGDTTYGGPEAARVMLHCSGLVIRHPKTGKLLRLNSPAPF from the coding sequence TTGTTCACGCCGCTGCCCGAAATCATACACGAAGACGCCGATCTGATCGTCCTCAGCAAGCCTGCCGGTATGCCGGTTGAGTTCAACCCTTTCAGCGAGCGCAGCCTGCAGGATTTCGTGGCTGATCACTGCGGACACGGCATCCACATCAAAACGGGGCCGGGCGTTGTTCATCGTCTTGACAAAGTCACGAGCGGGCTCGTTGTGATGGCGAAGAAGCCCTCCATCCTCAAACAGCTGAACGCAGATTTCGCGGAACGACGGGTTGAAAAAATCTACCATTTGCGGGTCACCGGTACGCCGGAACCCGCAGCTGCAACCCTCACGCACGAGCTCGAAAAAGACGACCTCGCCCGAAAAGCCGTAATCCTGCCGCGTAAAACCCGGAACAGCAAAACCGCCATCCTCCACTACACGACTGAGCCAAGTCCCCCTTCCGAATCATCTTCCCAAAAATCCGGCGAGCACCCAAACACAAGCCTCCTGCGCATTTCGCTGGAAACCGGACGCTACCACCAAATCCGGGCACAGCTTGCCGCGATGGGTCACCCGATTCTGGGCGACACGACCTACGGCGGCCCCGAAGCAGCCCGCGTAATGCTGCACTGCAGCGGGCTCGTCATAAGGCATCCGAAAACGGGTAAGTTGCTGCGGCTCAACAGTCCGGCACCGTTTTGA
- a CDS encoding NAD(P)(+) transhydrogenase (Re/Si-specific) subunit beta produces the protein MEDFIPNFIALAYLAAIILFILGLKRLSSPATARSGNQLASLGMLLGVIVTLLDREIIAFEYILAGIVVGSLLGAAAAKKVEMTKMPELVAVFNGFGGIASALVALGAWFRVTDTALPGADLFIMGLSVLIGAVTFTGSLVAFGKLNGFIKGNAILFPLQNALNQILLLVAIVGIGWLILQPLEVAPILLISGISLLLGVLFVIRIGGADMPVVISLLNSLSGIAASFAGFVIDNNLLIVSGALVGAAGLILTDIMCKSMNRKLTSVLFARFGGSGAAGAAGDTGDKTIREVQSADVSVMTAYAKRVVVVPGYGLAVAQAQHVIREVADLLQKKGVDVRYGIHPVAGRMPGHMNVLLAEANVPYSQLYDMEEINDEFFRTDVVLVIGANDVVNPQARTNPESPLYGMPILNVDEAKQVVVFKRSMNTGYAGIENDLFYNENTYMYFGDAKGTLEDLVRAIKEL, from the coding sequence ATGGAAGACTTTATTCCCAATTTTATTGCGCTTGCCTACCTCGCGGCCATCATTCTCTTCATCCTCGGCCTGAAGCGCCTCAGCTCTCCGGCGACGGCCCGTTCCGGGAATCAGCTGGCTTCGCTGGGGATGTTGCTCGGGGTGATTGTGACCCTGCTCGACCGCGAAATTATTGCCTTTGAATACATCCTTGCCGGCATTGTGGTCGGTTCGCTGCTCGGTGCGGCAGCGGCCAAAAAAGTGGAGATGACCAAAATGCCGGAGCTGGTTGCGGTCTTCAACGGGTTCGGCGGTATTGCCTCCGCCCTCGTCGCCCTCGGCGCATGGTTCCGCGTAACCGACACGGCGCTGCCGGGCGCTGATCTCTTCATCATGGGACTGAGCGTTCTCATTGGCGCGGTAACCTTCACCGGAAGCCTTGTTGCTTTCGGCAAGCTGAACGGCTTCATTAAGGGCAATGCCATTCTGTTTCCGTTGCAGAATGCCCTGAATCAGATTCTGCTGCTGGTCGCCATAGTCGGCATCGGCTGGCTGATATTGCAGCCGCTGGAAGTTGCCCCGATTTTACTGATCAGCGGCATTTCCCTTTTGCTCGGCGTATTGTTCGTAATCCGCATTGGTGGCGCGGATATGCCGGTTGTGATTTCGCTGCTCAACTCCCTTTCCGGAATTGCGGCATCTTTTGCTGGTTTTGTGATTGACAACAACCTGCTGATTGTCAGCGGTGCGCTCGTTGGTGCAGCGGGTTTGATTCTGACCGACATCATGTGTAAGTCCATGAACCGCAAGCTCACAAGCGTTCTCTTTGCAAGATTCGGCGGCTCAGGCGCTGCGGGTGCTGCAGGCGATACAGGTGACAAAACCATTCGCGAGGTGCAGTCCGCAGATGTTTCGGTGATGACGGCCTACGCCAAGCGCGTCGTTGTCGTGCCGGGCTACGGACTCGCGGTCGCGCAGGCGCAGCACGTTATCCGGGAAGTCGCCGATTTGCTTCAGAAAAAAGGCGTTGATGTTCGCTACGGCATTCATCCCGTCGCGGGCCGCATGCCCGGACACATGAACGTGCTCCTCGCCGAGGCCAACGTCCCCTACTCGCAGCTCTACGACATGGAAGAAATCAACGATGAATTTTTCCGCACGGATGTCGTACTCGTAATTGGCGCAAATGATGTCGTAAACCCGCAGGCACGCACCAACCCGGAGAGCCCGCTCTACGGCATGCCCATCCTCAATGTGGATGAAGCCAAACAGGTCGTTGTCTTTAAACGCAGCATGAACACCGGTTACGCGGGCATCGAAAATGATCTGTTCTACAACGAAAACACCTACATGTACTTCGGCGACGCCAAAGGCACGCTGGAAGACCTTGTGAGGGCGATTAAGGAGTTGTAG
- a CDS encoding Re/Si-specific NAD(P)(+) transhydrogenase subunit alpha codes for MIIGIPKETRPGETRVAFNPETAQKWVDKGLEVRIEKSAGLASFFTDEAYKEAGCVITDNAIEGADIILKVNRPTPDEIKRMKSGAVFAGFLWPAQNRDTVEALLKSGITSLGMESVPRISRAQKMDALSSMGSIAGYKAVLIGADALAKYMPMMMTAAGTIAPAKVLVLGAGVAGLQAIATAKRLGAVVEAFDVRASVKEQVESLGATFVDVPLAEEDQQAETAGGYAKELSEASKKLQEEAIQERVKQSDLVITTALIPGKKAPVLVRASAVEGMKPGAVIVDLAAEQGGNCELTKADEVTEVHNVRIFGPTNITAALPLHASQLYARNLNNLLELIIKEGKLTLDFEDEIVKGSTVTHAGEVVSPFVRAQLGLNADA; via the coding sequence GTGATAATCGGAATACCAAAAGAAACAAGACCCGGGGAAACGAGGGTAGCATTTAACCCCGAAACGGCCCAAAAGTGGGTCGATAAAGGACTGGAGGTGCGGATTGAAAAATCTGCCGGACTCGCCTCTTTCTTTACGGATGAGGCTTACAAAGAAGCTGGCTGCGTCATTACCGATAATGCCATTGAAGGCGCTGACATCATCCTGAAAGTCAACCGCCCGACACCCGATGAAATCAAGCGGATGAAATCCGGCGCCGTTTTCGCCGGATTCCTGTGGCCCGCCCAAAACCGCGATACGGTTGAAGCCTTGCTCAAATCGGGCATTACTTCGCTGGGTATGGAGTCGGTGCCCCGCATTTCGCGCGCTCAGAAAATGGACGCGCTTTCATCCATGGGCTCGATTGCGGGCTACAAAGCTGTGCTCATCGGCGCGGACGCCCTTGCCAAATACATGCCCATGATGATGACCGCCGCCGGCACCATTGCCCCGGCGAAAGTGCTCGTGCTCGGCGCAGGCGTTGCGGGTTTGCAGGCCATCGCAACAGCGAAGCGCCTCGGGGCAGTCGTCGAAGCCTTCGATGTGCGTGCTTCTGTGAAAGAACAGGTGGAAAGCCTCGGCGCAACTTTCGTGGATGTGCCCCTCGCCGAAGAAGATCAGCAGGCAGAAACTGCCGGCGGGTACGCGAAGGAACTTTCCGAAGCAAGTAAAAAGCTGCAGGAAGAAGCCATTCAGGAGCGGGTGAAGCAGTCGGATCTCGTCATAACAACAGCGCTCATCCCCGGTAAGAAAGCGCCCGTGCTGGTTCGGGCTTCCGCGGTCGAAGGCATGAAGCCGGGCGCGGTCATCGTCGATCTTGCTGCCGAACAGGGCGGCAACTGCGAGCTCACCAAAGCGGATGAAGTCACAGAAGTCCACAACGTTCGCATTTTCGGTCCGACCAACATCACCGCAGCCCTCCCGCTGCATGCGAGTCAGCTCTATGCGCGCAACCTGAACAACCTGTTAGAGCTCATCATCAAAGAAGGCAAACTGACCCTTGATTTCGAAGATGAAATCGTGAAAGGCAGCACGGTCACCCATGCAGGTGAAGTCGTAAGCCCCTTCGTTCGCGCACAGCTTGGCCTCAACGCCGACGCCTGA
- a CDS encoding type II toxin-antitoxin system HicB family antitoxin encodes MLTYKGYHGKVLFDEDSGLLHGEVVYLRDVITFQGKSTDEIKQAFHDSVDDYLEFCSQRNEEPDKPFSGRLMLRLPSDTHRKVYVRAKKEGKSLNEYITEKLSLEN; translated from the coding sequence ATGTTAACCTATAAAGGATATCACGGGAAGGTCCTGTTCGATGAAGACAGCGGTCTTTTGCATGGTGAGGTCGTTTACCTGCGCGATGTAATTACGTTTCAGGGCAAAAGCACTGATGAAATTAAGCAGGCTTTTCACGATTCTGTTGATGATTATCTCGAGTTCTGCAGTCAGCGGAATGAAGAACCGGATAAGCCTTTTTCCGGACGACTGATGCTGCGACTTCCATCAGATACCCATCGGAAGGTGTATGTTCGGGCAAAAAAAGAAGGAAAAAGCCTGAATGAGTACATCACTGAAAAGCTATCCCTGGAAAATTGA
- a CDS encoding NADP-dependent oxidoreductase, with protein sequence MSTTMKAAFYEQFGTPEEKPVRIGELPKPTAGEGEILIRVKAAGVNPVDAYTVRGMLKDAIPCRFPLIPGWDVAGVVEETGHAARRFKKGDEVYAYARRPEIQHGTFAEYISLPEAYVAKRPETLSWEEAGGIPLVALTAWQSLFDAGKLEAGQTVLIIGASGGVGSVAVQLAKNAGAKVIAVASEPNHGFLKELGADSCIDYTIDDVAGAVKDAAAGPLDLIYDCSRGDVLSKTHDLLKEGGHLISITNSKPERRDDVNFQYVFVEPNAPQLDQLAALADAGKLKIHVSKTYPLDQAADALRDIESLHTKGKIVIRI encoded by the coding sequence ATGTCAACAACAATGAAAGCTGCCTTTTATGAGCAATTCGGGACGCCGGAAGAGAAGCCGGTCAGGATTGGCGAACTGCCGAAACCAACGGCAGGGGAGGGCGAAATTTTGATTCGGGTGAAGGCTGCCGGCGTAAATCCCGTTGATGCCTACACCGTGCGCGGGATGCTGAAGGACGCCATTCCGTGCAGGTTTCCGCTGATTCCCGGCTGGGATGTCGCGGGGGTTGTCGAGGAAACGGGGCACGCAGCCCGTCGTTTCAAAAAGGGGGATGAGGTGTATGCCTACGCGCGGCGCCCGGAAATTCAGCACGGCACCTTCGCGGAGTATATCAGTCTGCCGGAGGCGTACGTCGCCAAACGACCTGAAACGTTGAGCTGGGAAGAAGCCGGCGGCATTCCGCTGGTAGCGCTCACGGCCTGGCAGTCCCTGTTTGATGCCGGCAAGCTCGAAGCTGGTCAGACCGTGCTGATTATCGGGGCTTCCGGTGGCGTCGGTTCGGTCGCGGTGCAGCTTGCCAAAAACGCGGGCGCGAAGGTCATCGCCGTTGCAAGCGAGCCCAATCACGGATTCCTGAAAGAACTCGGTGCCGACAGCTGCATTGATTACACCATCGACGATGTAGCCGGTGCCGTCAAAGATGCCGCTGCCGGACCGCTTGATCTTATCTATGATTGTTCGCGCGGCGACGTGCTGTCCAAAACGCACGATTTGCTCAAGGAAGGCGGGCATTTGATTTCAATCACGAACAGCAAACCGGAGCGCCGGGATGATGTGAACTTTCAGTACGTGTTTGTAGAGCCGAACGCGCCGCAGCTTGATCAGCTTGCTGCCCTTGCTGATGCGGGCAAACTGAAGATTCACGTATCCAAAACCTACCCGCTCGATCAGGCCGCCGACGCCCTGCGCGATATCGAAAGCCTGCACACCAAAGGTAAAATTGTGATTCGTATCTGA
- a CDS encoding PD40 domain-containing protein, whose translation MQTALQRFLPVALILLLGAEMLQAQAFNFGKNRVQYETFDWRIIQSDHFDIYYYDSRNYLLAEFTAHSLEASYQQLAVDFNHQINERIRVIIYDSHASFSQTNVVQLPVNAQGIGGVTDLFKNRITMPFMADYGQYRRVLQHELVHAMVNDAFYGGNINALLAEGRRVFPLWAEEGLAEWVSQGWDTETDMWLRDATINNYLPPLQFLGGFFAYRGGQGFWDFIVQEYGREKIAEVFDRMKLNRNFELSMRQSTGLTIEELSERWKDWLQRKYFPEVTDRENLRNIGTNITRREFRGSFNTSPALSPQGDRIAMITNRRGFFDVVVIDANTGNLIKTLVRGEDNVDFEELNILQPNLSWSPDGQRIALSTTTRGRNDIAIVEYETGRIQKILFPTLNSIRSVAWSPDGKRLAFQGTEGSFINIYVYELETGDFVNLTNDVFSDSDPAWSNDSESVLFASDRGGRVDLGVHRENYFMLANPNLHQTDIYKVRVGDDRATRLTNTPTWNESSPQMTNDGRVVYVSDQNGINNVYVMNLQTRVSRPATDLITGVMQLSITPDGSKAAVNSINEGFLDIFVINNPLERIKSGNLRPNQWAQRRAREMEEQRVPAVGFSRNIFVSEFRDDGFVADLPQEEVEVIVEQPEEREETRRSDVIDFRNYQFMDDLEEEFADTERDDLFRLTDNRTEDGLFIPKDFRLQFSPDFAQGSAGGTIGSQFGAFSFLQASVSDVLGYHRLTFAGNLVFDLRNASYFVQYAYLRNRTNYFASFVHNGFAFQTFGGQLVRYRIYSGDFGISYPLNRFERLEFSQAFIGLSRDLSSIQIGTQSTLERDFILYPQARYVRDVTIPGFLSPQKGHRLAIEFSGGLPVSDAFLGFASLTGDVRQYISLGPRYTIALRGSGGASFGPDPQNFLLGGVSNWINFRQDQRLTAENLANVFFTLPALPMRGWNLNAGIGDKFALANAEFRFPLVAALIPGPLPLFPLFNIQGSAFVDVGGTWTGSDFNDLLVGTGFGLRTILFGLPFRYDIAWPYSEDIFDGFGSRVHYFSIGLDF comes from the coding sequence ATGCAAACCGCACTCCAACGATTCCTTCCTGTTGCGCTGATACTGTTACTCGGTGCAGAAATGCTTCAGGCGCAGGCGTTTAACTTTGGCAAGAACCGCGTGCAGTACGAAACCTTCGACTGGCGGATTATTCAGTCGGATCACTTCGATATCTACTACTACGATTCGCGGAACTACCTCCTTGCTGAGTTTACGGCCCATAGTCTCGAAGCTTCCTATCAGCAGCTTGCGGTTGACTTTAACCATCAGATCAATGAGCGGATCAGGGTTATCATTTATGATTCGCACGCCTCCTTCTCACAGACCAATGTAGTGCAGCTGCCGGTAAACGCGCAGGGGATAGGCGGGGTGACAGATTTGTTCAAGAACCGGATCACCATGCCGTTTATGGCGGATTACGGGCAGTATCGCCGCGTTTTACAGCATGAGCTTGTGCATGCTATGGTGAATGACGCCTTTTACGGCGGCAACATAAACGCTTTGCTTGCTGAAGGCCGCCGGGTTTTCCCGCTTTGGGCGGAAGAAGGCCTTGCGGAATGGGTATCACAGGGGTGGGATACCGAAACCGATATGTGGCTGCGGGACGCAACCATCAACAACTACCTGCCGCCCCTGCAGTTTTTGGGCGGTTTTTTTGCCTACCGCGGCGGACAGGGTTTCTGGGATTTCATCGTGCAGGAATACGGTCGTGAGAAAATCGCGGAAGTTTTCGACCGCATGAAACTGAACCGCAACTTTGAGCTGAGCATGCGGCAGTCAACCGGTCTGACGATTGAAGAACTCAGTGAGCGCTGGAAAGACTGGCTGCAGCGGAAATATTTCCCGGAAGTAACCGACCGCGAAAACCTGCGCAATATCGGCACCAACATCACCCGCCGTGAATTCCGGGGAAGCTTCAACACAAGCCCGGCTCTCTCCCCGCAAGGCGACCGAATCGCGATGATAACCAACCGGCGCGGCTTTTTTGATGTGGTTGTGATTGACGCAAATACCGGAAACCTGATCAAAACACTGGTGCGTGGTGAAGACAATGTGGATTTTGAAGAGCTCAACATCCTTCAGCCCAACCTCTCCTGGTCACCGGACGGGCAGCGCATAGCCCTTTCAACCACAACCCGCGGTCGCAACGATATTGCTATTGTAGAGTACGAAACCGGACGCATACAAAAGATTTTGTTCCCAACGCTTAACTCCATTCGCTCAGTCGCATGGTCGCCAGACGGAAAACGGCTTGCCTTTCAGGGAACCGAAGGCTCTTTCATCAACATCTATGTGTATGAGCTCGAAACCGGCGATTTCGTGAACCTCACGAATGATGTTTTCAGCGACAGCGATCCCGCCTGGAGCAACGATTCGGAGTCCGTACTTTTTGCGTCGGACCGCGGCGGCAGGGTTGACCTTGGCGTGCACCGCGAGAATTATTTCATGCTGGCAAACCCTAACCTGCACCAAACCGACATTTATAAAGTCAGGGTTGGAGACGACCGCGCAACCCGGCTGACCAACACGCCGACCTGGAACGAGAGCAGCCCGCAAATGACCAATGATGGCAGGGTAGTGTATGTGTCGGATCAGAACGGGATCAACAACGTTTACGTCATGAACCTGCAAACCCGCGTGTCCCGACCGGCAACGGATCTGATTACCGGCGTTATGCAGCTTTCCATCACCCCGGATGGTTCGAAGGCTGCGGTTAACAGTATTAATGAAGGCTTCCTTGATATTTTCGTCATCAACAATCCGCTGGAGCGCATTAAATCCGGAAACCTGCGGCCCAATCAGTGGGCGCAGCGCCGTGCCCGTGAAATGGAAGAGCAGCGGGTGCCGGCCGTTGGGTTTTCGCGGAATATTTTTGTGAGTGAGTTTCGGGATGATGGCTTTGTGGCCGATCTTCCGCAGGAAGAAGTTGAAGTAATTGTGGAGCAGCCGGAAGAGCGCGAAGAAACCCGTCGCTCAGACGTCATTGACTTCCGCAATTATCAGTTTATGGATGATCTGGAAGAAGAATTCGCCGATACAGAGCGGGATGATCTCTTCCGCCTGACCGATAACCGCACGGAAGACGGGCTCTTTATCCCCAAAGATTTCCGCCTGCAGTTTTCGCCTGACTTTGCGCAGGGGTCGGCCGGGGGAACCATTGGCTCACAGTTTGGTGCCTTTTCATTCCTGCAGGCTTCTGTGAGTGATGTGCTCGGGTATCACCGCCTTACGTTTGCGGGCAACCTTGTCTTCGACCTGCGGAATGCCAGCTACTTTGTGCAGTACGCCTATTTGAGAAACCGTACCAACTACTTTGCGAGCTTTGTCCACAACGGATTTGCATTCCAGACCTTTGGCGGTCAGCTTGTCCGGTACCGCATTTATTCCGGAGATTTTGGGATTTCGTACCCCCTCAACCGATTTGAGCGCCTGGAATTTTCGCAGGCATTTATCGGCCTCTCAAGGGATTTGAGCAGCATTCAGATCGGGACGCAGTCAACCCTCGAGCGGGACTTCATCCTGTATCCGCAGGCACGCTACGTGCGCGATGTAACCATCCCCGGATTTTTGTCGCCTCAGAAAGGGCACAGGCTCGCCATTGAGTTTTCAGGTGGTCTGCCCGTTTCTGACGCCTTTCTCGGTTTCGCCTCCCTCACAGGTGATGTGCGGCAGTATATCAGCCTTGGTCCCCGCTACACCATCGCACTGCGCGGCTCGGGCGGTGCCTCGTTCGGACCCGATCCCCAAAACTTCCTCCTTGGCGGGGTTTCCAACTGGATCAACTTCAGGCAGGATCAGCGCCTGACCGCGGAAAATCTCGCGAACGTATTCTTCACCCTTCCTGCGCTGCCCATGCGGGGCTGGAACCTGAATGCAGGCATAGGTGACAAGTTTGCCCTTGCCAACGCGGAATTCCGCTTCCCCCTTGTCGCCGCGCTTATACCGGGACCGCTGCCCTTATTCCCGCTTTTCAATATTCAGGGATCAGCCTTTGTGGATGTCGGCGGTACCTGGACCGGCTCTGATTTCAACGACCTACTCGTAGGTACCGGATTTGGACTGCGCACCATCCTGTTCGGCCTGCCCTTCCGCTACGACATCGCATGGCCCTACTCCGAGGACATCTTCGACGGCTTCGGCTCCCGCGTACACTACTTCAGCATAGGCCTGGATTTCTAA